In Mercurialis annua linkage group LG5, ddMerAnnu1.2, whole genome shotgun sequence, a single genomic region encodes these proteins:
- the LOC126682529 gene encoding heat shock factor protein HSF8, with the protein MDSAISDGGDASTSSGGSGGGQLAVPATPMPISTMQGNAPPPFLSKTYDMVDDPSSDAIVSWSSTNNSFVVWNPPEFARDLLPKYFKHNNFSSFVRQLNTYGFRKVDPDRWEFANEGFLRGQKHLLKSISRRKPVHGHAHQQTQQPPGQSSSVGACVEVGKFGLEEEVERLKRDKNVLMQELVRLRQQQQATDGQLQGMVQRLQGMEQRQQQMMSFLAKAMQSPGFLTQFVQQQNESNRRITEANKKRRLKRDGVSENESSSAPPDGQIVKYQPQMNDAAKAMLRQIMKMDAPSTSESYNNGLEGFLIGDGSPISSGMENGSSSSSQVSGVTLLEVPPTSGQSTYLSSSEMKSDNLTASQFPDFSALVGSNEAPSISIPQSDVVMPPLSQIPDIIPESIVGEGFMQPETGNDEFMDLSSLGIDNSDPDIDLLLENPSFWDTLVQSPAPEDIESSSIDGKANENDAQPMDNNGWDKEHMDELTEQMELLTSETKKL; encoded by the exons ATGGATAGTGCAATCAGCGACGGTGGAGATGCTTCTACTAGTAGTGGCGGCAGCGGCGGTGGACAACTTGCTGTTCCTGCTACTCCGATGCCGATATCGACGATGCAAGGAAATGCACCGCCGCCGTTTCTTAGCAAAACGTACGACATGGTGGATGATCCTTCATCTGATGCGATTGTGTCGTGGAGCTCGACGAATAACAGCTTTGTTGTGTGGAACCCGCCGGAATTTGCTCGTGACCTGTTACCCAAGTATTTCAAGCATAATAACTTCTCCAGCTTTGTTAGACAGCTCAATACCTAT GGTTTCCGGAAGGTTGATCCAGACCGCTGGGAATTTGCAAATGAAGGTTTCTTAAGGGGTCAAAAACACCTTCTTAAGAGTATAAGCCGGCGAAAACCTGTGCACGGACATGCTCATCAACAGACCCAACAACCACCTGGACAGAGTTCATCAGTGGGTGCATGTGTTGAGGTTGGGAAATTTGGACTGGAGGAAGAGGTTGAGAGACTTAAGAGGGACAAAAATGTGCTTATGCAAGAACTTGTTAGGCTGAGGCAGCAGCAACAGGCTACTGATGGTCAATTGCAAGGAATGGTGCAGCGGCTTCAAGGGATGGAGCAGCGGCAGCAACAGATGATGTCTTTCCTCGCAAAGGCTATGCAGAGCCCTGGCTTCTTGACACAGTTTGTACAGCAGCAAAATGAAAGCAATAGACGTATAACAGAAGCTAATAAAAAAAGGAGGCTCAAGCGAGACGGTGTTTCTGAGAATGAGAGTTCTAGTGCTCCTCCGGATGGCCAGATTGTGAAGTACCAACCTCAGATGAATGATGCAGCAAAAGCAATGTTGAGGCAGATCATGAAGATGGATGCACCTTCGACGTCGGAATCTTACAACAATGGTCTTGAAGGTTTCCTGATTGGCGATGGTTCACCCATATCCAGTGGAATGGAGAACGGGAGCTCTTCTTCAAGCCAGGTGTCAGGAGTCACCCTTCTAGAGGTGCCACCAACTTCAGGGCAGTCAACTTATTTATCGTCATCAGAAATGAAATCTGACAACTTAACAGCTTCTCAGTTCCCAGATTTCAGTGCACTGGTTGGGTCGAATGAGGCACCCTCCATCTCTATTCCTCAGTCAGATGTAGTCATGCCTCCACTCTCTCAAATACCAGACATTATACCAGAAAGTATTGTCGGTGAAGGTTTTATGCAACCCGAGACTGGCAATGATGAATTTATGGACCTGAGTTCGCTAGGAATTGATAATTCCGATCCTGATATTGATTTATTGCTGGAAAATCCAAGCTTCTGGGACACACTTGTGCAAAGTCCCGCCCCTGAGGATATTGAATCGAGCTCTATTGACGGTAAAGCAAATGAAAATGATGCGCAGCCAATGGACAATAATGGATGGGACAAAGAACACATGGATGAGCTTACAGAACAGATGGAACTTCTAACCTCAGAAACTAAAAAGCTTTGA
- the LOC126680932 gene encoding zinc finger CCCH domain-containing protein 12 isoform X1, translating into MDYSRDNVVHVIPGTGPENWLPNFADSSAVWATEDDYQMWNNSDGANDTTPSNSGYQSRSGSEPPSKKSKGNSQETTSKKTIGKMFFKTKLCCKFRAGTCPYITNCNFAHSIEELRRPPPNWQEIVAAHEGDKESVMEIREEFQIPSIGGFSGESQRSYKGRHCKKFYTEEGCPYGDNCTFLHDEQSKNRESVAISLGPGGYGGAAAGGGGGGGGGSGNGGGGGGVGSVSSSAGNLKPSNWKTRICNKWELTGYCPFGNKCHFAHGAAELHRYGGGLMESDAKDSSSVLADTKQGVPSKTAADVVVASATSVPHSDVYHLGVPSQRPPSILIQRPGLRTHQKWKGPDKISRIYGDWIDDVE; encoded by the exons ATGGATTACAGTAGAGACAATGTTGTCCATGTAATACCTGGAACTGGTCCTGAGAATTGGCTTCCAAATTTTGCTGATTCCAGTGCTGTTTGGGCCACAGAAGATGACTATCAAATGTGGAACAATTCTGATGGGGCTAATGACACAACCCCCTCGAATTCCGGCTACCAGTCGCGTTCCGGGAGCGAACCGCCAAGTAAGAAATCGAAAGGTAACTCTCAAGAAACTACTTCTAAGAAAACTATAGGTAAAATGTTCTTCAAGACCAAATTGTGTTGCAAGTTTAGGGCAGGGACTTGTCCTTATATCACAAACTGTAACTTTGCACATAGCATAGAGGAGCTCCGTAGGCCGCCTCCGAACTGGCAGGAAATTGTGGCTGCACATGAGGGGGATAAAGAGAGTGTGATGGAGATAAGAGAGGAGTTTCAAATTCCATCAATTGGAGGCTTTTCAGGGGAGAGTCAGCGATCTTATAAAGGGAGGCATTGCAAGAAATTTTATACAGAGGAGGGTTGTCCCTATGGAGATAATTGCACGTTTTTGCACGATGAGCAGTCGAAGAATCGGGAGAGTGTGGCTATAAGTTTGGGGCCAGGAGGGTATGGAGGGGCTGCAGCaggaggaggaggtggtggtggaGGAGGAAGTGGAAAtggaggtggaggtggtggtgTTGGGAGTGTGAGTTCAAGTGCTGGAAATCTGAAGCCGTCGAATTGGAAAACGAGGATCTGTAATAAGTGGGAACTCACTGGATACTGCCCATTTGGAAATAAGTGTCATTTTGCTCATGGAGCTGCAG AGTTACATCGATATGGTGGAGGGCTCATGGAGTCGGACGCTAAAGATTCTTCTTCTGTCCTTGCAGATACAAAGCAAGGAGTGCCATCAAAAACCGCAGCGGACGTTGTGGTTGCATCAGCGACATCAGTTCCCCATTCCGATGTATATCACCTTGGAGTTCCATCACAAAGGCCGCCTTCAATCCTTATTCAGAGACCCGGGCTAAGAACTCATCAAAAATGGAAAGGTCCAGACAAAATCAGTAGAATATACGGTGATTGGATCGACGACGTTGAATGA
- the LOC126680932 gene encoding zinc finger CCCH domain-containing protein 12 isoform X2, which yields MDYSRDNVVHVIPGTGPENWLPNFADSSAVWATEDDYQMWNNSDGANDTTPSNSGYQSRSGSEPPSKKSKGNSQETTSKKTIGKMFFKTKLCCKFRAGTCPYITNCNFAHSIEELRRPPPNWQEIVAAHEGDKESVMEIREEFQIPSIGGFSGESQRSYKGRHCKKFYTEEGCPYGDNCTFLHDEQSKNRESVAISLGPGGYGGAAAGGGGGGGGGSGNGGGGGGVGSVSSSAGNLKPSNWKTRICNKWELTGYCPFGNKCHFAHGAADTKQGVPSKTAADVVVASATSVPHSDVYHLGVPSQRPPSILIQRPGLRTHQKWKGPDKISRIYGDWIDDVE from the exons ATGGATTACAGTAGAGACAATGTTGTCCATGTAATACCTGGAACTGGTCCTGAGAATTGGCTTCCAAATTTTGCTGATTCCAGTGCTGTTTGGGCCACAGAAGATGACTATCAAATGTGGAACAATTCTGATGGGGCTAATGACACAACCCCCTCGAATTCCGGCTACCAGTCGCGTTCCGGGAGCGAACCGCCAAGTAAGAAATCGAAAGGTAACTCTCAAGAAACTACTTCTAAGAAAACTATAGGTAAAATGTTCTTCAAGACCAAATTGTGTTGCAAGTTTAGGGCAGGGACTTGTCCTTATATCACAAACTGTAACTTTGCACATAGCATAGAGGAGCTCCGTAGGCCGCCTCCGAACTGGCAGGAAATTGTGGCTGCACATGAGGGGGATAAAGAGAGTGTGATGGAGATAAGAGAGGAGTTTCAAATTCCATCAATTGGAGGCTTTTCAGGGGAGAGTCAGCGATCTTATAAAGGGAGGCATTGCAAGAAATTTTATACAGAGGAGGGTTGTCCCTATGGAGATAATTGCACGTTTTTGCACGATGAGCAGTCGAAGAATCGGGAGAGTGTGGCTATAAGTTTGGGGCCAGGAGGGTATGGAGGGGCTGCAGCaggaggaggaggtggtggtggaGGAGGAAGTGGAAAtggaggtggaggtggtggtgTTGGGAGTGTGAGTTCAAGTGCTGGAAATCTGAAGCCGTCGAATTGGAAAACGAGGATCTGTAATAAGTGGGAACTCACTGGATACTGCCCATTTGGAAATAAGTGTCATTTTGCTCATGGAGCTGCAG ATACAAAGCAAGGAGTGCCATCAAAAACCGCAGCGGACGTTGTGGTTGCATCAGCGACATCAGTTCCCCATTCCGATGTATATCACCTTGGAGTTCCATCACAAAGGCCGCCTTCAATCCTTATTCAGAGACCCGGGCTAAGAACTCATCAAAAATGGAAAGGTCCAGACAAAATCAGTAGAATATACGGTGATTGGATCGACGACGTTGAATGA
- the LOC126683265 gene encoding uncharacterized protein LOC126683265, protein MSSATELPNSPGLTILVTEPIRSFLLSASREPNLSLQLRDLALFLVTQNNVSYKSLRSIWIASPQSTRLDLMSLFSGSEFVFASPKPRVKSEELKARLRKLEELAERKAYQELVKDITPRKNENEPFSTYKDQLGFGLHVALIMFTGYLVGYAAFRALFGHSPAMSAAGGILGLVCGMLVETLLFIITTSRSESSTSTSTSKKKNQ, encoded by the exons ATGAGCAGTGCTACTGAGCTGCCAAACTCACCTGGATTAACTATATTAGTTACAGAACCGATTCGTTCTTTTCTGCTATCAGCTTCCAGAGAACCAAACCTGTCTCTGCAACTACGAGATCTTGCTTTGTTTCTTGTCACTCAAAATAATGTATCATACAAGTCTCTCCGCAGTATTTGGATTGCATCTCCGCAGTCGACCAGACTGGACTTGATGAGCCTCTTCTCAGGGTCTGAATTCGTCTTCGCTAGTCCTAAACCTAGAGTAAAG AGTGAAGAGCTAAAGGCGAGACTGAGGAAACTCGAGGAACTGGCTGAGAGAAAGGCATATCAAGAGCTTGTTAAGGATATTACACCGAGGAAGAATGAGAATGAGCCTTTCTCTACTTACAAGGATCAGCTTGGTTTTG GTTTACATGTTGCCCTTATCATGTTTACCGGCTACTTAGTGGGATATGCAGCATTCAGGGCATTATTTGGCCACAGCCCTGCAATG AGTGCTGCCGGAGGCATTCTTGGGTTAGTTTGCGGAATGCTAGTCGAAACACTCCTTTTCATTATTACAACTTCACGTTCAGAATCATCAACTTCTACTTCCACTTCAAAGAAGAAGAACCAGTAA
- the LOC126680165 gene encoding uncharacterized protein LOC126680165 has protein sequence MKSLLLRTGSVQPHAPLTPGGSSKLSLSRSSSVTSFLSGEKNSSSSPNISLHLDINRRSSRDAPIRRAFSEADIVRSETEIFGSFPASIVEEESLDLNFDGLLWSESGGDGFGKGKNSGGGGGAGSGGADDLRKIGDNYKKMLKSNPSDSLLLRNYGKFLQEVEGDMEKAEEYYGRAILANPGDGEVLCLYGKLIWDHQKDGERAKSYFDQALSASPHDSMVMGSYAHFMWEAEEDEEDDDVNSKVLGGPFAKKHKVEWL, from the exons ATGAAATCTCTCCTCTTAAGAACCGGATCTGTTCAGCCCCACGCGCCGCTTACTCCCGGCGGTTCATCGAAACTCTCTCTCTCTCGATCCAGTTCAGTCACTAGTTTTCTCTCCGGCGAGAAAAACAGCTCGAGCTCCCCGAATATCTCGCTGCATTTGGACATCAACCGCCGCAGTAGCAGAGACGCGCCAATTCGGCGCGCTTTTTCAGAAGCGGACATCGTCAGATCGGAGACGGAGATTTTCGGTAGCTTTCCGGCTAGTATAGTGGAGGAGGAGTCCTTGGATTTGAATTTTGATGGATTGTTATGGAGTGAGAGTGGCGGTGATGGATTTGGGAAAGGAAAGAACTCAGGCGGTGGTGGCGGTGCTGGAAGCGGCGGCGCAGATGACTTAAGGAAAATCGgtgataattacaaaaaaatgttGAAGTCTAATCCTAGTGACTCATTGCTGCTTAGAAACTACGGCAAATTTTTGCAGGag GTGGAGGGAGACATGGAAAAAGCAGAAGAATATTATGGGAGAGCAATATTAGCAAATCCTGGAGACGGGGAAGTGTTATGTTTGTATGGGAAATTGATTTGGGATCATCAGAAAGATGGTGAGAGAGCTAAATCTTATTTTGATCAAGCTCTTTCTGCCTCTCCTCACGATAG CATGGTGATGGGATCATATGCACATTTTATGTGGGAAGCCGAGGAAGACGAAGAAGACGATGACGTGAATAGCAAGGTTCTAGGAGGACCCTTTGCCAAGAAACATAAAGTTGAATGGCTTTAG